From Nymphalis io chromosome 10, ilAglIoxx1.1, whole genome shotgun sequence, a single genomic window includes:
- the LOC126771092 gene encoding transcription initiation factor TFIID subunit 7, with the protein MSRDKRETEYPVQLESQFIIRLPEEPAKVLRELIKSGENFKNRVKIQIHDDLRHGELRIDHWLLHTKIVDLPTIVESWKTIDRKSLYKTADICQMMICKEELDDTTEDEAPLKNKKKDPLKVDKKYLWPHGITPPTKNVRRRRFRKTLRKKCAESPEIEKEVKRLLRADNEAVSFTWEVVKEDDDHVPKKESTASNSQKAKVKKESHKTATVTNQPSKVEDIFGGALSDSDVDDENVHVDLEDSRTSVYDESFSDVNSVLGLQAMRDCHITSDTKPDFIESKKKKVIPHKSSTSTINESNVSSELDNIQEQLTSYDSTSTQLQELVTELEELKQRRQRTQLEISKMENMTLRQRFQDILKTLNKEIIMKEMEYHKLKSK; encoded by the coding sequence ATGAGTCGGGATAAACGAGAAACTGAATACCCAGTACAGTTAGAATCTCAATTTATAATCAGATTGCCTGAAGAACCTGCAAAAGTGTTAAGAGAATTAATAAAGTCTggcgaaaattttaaaaatagagtgaaaatacaaatacatgatGATTTGCGGCACGGTGAACTTAGAATTGATCATTGGTTGTTACATACTAAAATTGTAGATTTGCCAACCATTGTGGAGTCATGGAAGACAATTGACAGAAAAAGTCTGTATAAAACGGCTGACATTTGTCAGATGATGATATGCAAGGAAGAATTGGATGACACAACAGAAGATGAGGCacctttgaaaaataaaaaaaaggatccTCTAAAAGTTGATAAAAAGTATCTGTGGCCACATGGAATCACTCCACCAACCAAGAATGTAAGAAGACGACGTTTCCGAAAAACCTTACGAAAAAAGTGTGCTGAGTCACCTGAAATAGAGAAGGAAGTGAAGAGGCTGTTAAGAGCGGACAATGAAGCTGTCAGTTTTACATGGGAAGTAGTTAAAGAAGATGACGACCATGTTCCTAAAAAAGAATCAACTGCTTCAAATTCTCAAAAAGCAAAAGTAAAGAAGGAGTCTCATAAAACTGCAACAGTTACAAATCAACCATCCAAAGTTGAAGACATATTTGGAGGAGCTTTAAGTGACAGTGATGTTGATGATGAAAATGTTCATGTTGATCTAGAAGACAGTAGAACATCTGTATATGATGAATCTTTTTCTGATGTAAATTCTGTTCTTGGATTACAAGCAATGAGAGATTGTCATATAACTTCAGATACTAAGCCTGATTTTATTGAATCTAAAAAGAAGAAGGTCATTCCGCACAAAAGTAGTACATCTACGATTAATGAATCTAATGTTAGCTCTGAACTAGATAATATTCAGGAACAATTAACAAGTTACGATAGCACAAGCACACAATTGCAAGAACTTGTAACAGAACTAGAAGAATTAAAACAGAGGAGACAAAGAACTCAACTTGAAATATCGAAGATGGAAAATATGACATTGAGACAAAGATTTCaggatatattaaaaacattaaataaagaaataattatgaagGAAATGGAGTACCATAAGTTAAAGtctaaataa